The genomic region AAGTATCAACGGACCATTGTCCGTTACTGCCACCGTGTGCTCGAAGTGTGCCGAGAGTCCGCCATCTGTGGTGACTGCGGTCCAACCGTCTGCCAGCACCCGCACGTCGTATCCCTTCTCGTTGATCATTGGCTCGATGGCGAGCACCATGCCCGGCTTCAGCTTGGGCCCTTTGCCGGCCACACCGAAATTCGGGATCTGCGGCCCTTCGTGCAGCTCTTTGCCGATGCCGTGCCCGACAAAGTCGCGCACCACGGAGAAGCCGCGCGCCTCGACGTAGGCTTGCACCGCGTGGGACACGTCCGAGAGGCGGTGCAAGGCATCAGCGACCTCGATCGCCTTGTAGAGCGACTCCTCGGTGACCTTGATCAACTTGGCCGCGGCCGGGGAGATCTCACCTACGGGAACCGTAATAGCCGAATCGCCGTAAAAGCCGCCGTAGACGACGCCGAAGTCGAGGCTGACGATGTCGCCCGGGACCAGGACGCGCTGCGTCGCGAAACCGTGAACCACCTGCTCGTTTACCGAACAACAAAGCGAAAAGGGGAAGCCGCTGTAACCCTTGAAGGCTGGCTTCGCCTTCCTCTTCAGCGTTTCCCTCTCCGCGAATGCGTCCAGCTCTGCCAGGGTAACCCCGGGTGCCACCTTTTCCCTGAGCCCGGCCAGGATCTCAGCTACGATCCTTCCGGCGGCCGCCATCTTCTCGATCTCAGCCGGGGATTTGAGTACGATCACCGCTAGGCCTGTACCGCCGCGAGGATGTCCGCCTGGACCCCTTCTACGGTCCCGAGGCCATCGACCGAGCGGAGCAGCCCTGCCGCCTGGTAGTAGGCGATCAGAGGTGCGGTCTGCGCTTCGTAAACCGCCAGGCGGTTCAGGATGGTTTCTTCCTTGTCGTCCTCACGCTGGACTAACTGGCCGGAGCAGGCATCGCATACGCCTGCAACCTTGGAAGGTGCGAAGTCGACGTGGTAGCCGGCGCCGCAATTGGCACAAGCGCGACGGCCGGTGAGCCGCTTCAGGAGTTCTGCCTTGTCCACAGACAGCGAGACTACGTGGTCGATCGACTTCCCCATGCCGGAAAGGACCTGACCAAGGGCGTCTGCCTGGGGGACCGTGCGGGGGAAACCGTCCAGGATGAATCCCTTCTGGCAGTCCGCCTGCGCCAGCCTCTCCTCGACGATGCCGATCACGACCTCGTCGGGAACCAGCGCGCCGGAGTCCATGTACCCCTTGGCCTTCGCTCCCATGGGAGTGAGCTCTTTAACGGCAGCCCGCAGAATATCGCCTGTCGATATCTGCGGGATACCAAACCTGTCTATGAGAAGTTTTGCCTGGGTCCCCTTGCCGACGCCCGGGGGTCCGAGGAGGATGAGATTCATGATAACCCCTTACCTTCTACCCTGTATGCGCACACCCTTCATGAACCCTTCGTAGCTACGGGTAATCAGGTGCGCCTCTATCTGCGCCAGGGTGTCCATGCCAACGCCAACGGCGATGAGCAGGGAAGTGCCGCCGAAGTAGAAGGGGAGGTTGAATTTCCCGATCAGGATCGAAGGAAGCACACAGACAGCGGAGATGTAGATGGCACCGGCGAAGGTCAATTTGGTCAGCACCGCGTCGAGGAAGTCGGAGGTCTCCTTGCCGGGACGGATCCCGGGGACGTACCCCCCCTGCTTCTTGACGTTGTCGGCGACATCAACCGGGTTGAAAGTCACAGCCGTGTAGAAGTAACAGAAAAAGACGATAAAGGCAACAAATAAAATCTCGTAGAGCAACTTTCCGGGGGCCAGCTGTTTCGATGCTGCCTGCACCCAGGGGACGTCGATGAAGTTGCCCACCGTGGCCGGGAACATGATGATCGACGAAGCAAAGATCGGCGGGATGACGCCGGCCATGTTCACCTTAAGCGGCAGGTGCGAACTCTGCGCGCCGACGGTCTTGAGCCCCACAACCCTCTTGGCATAGTGGATCGGGATCCTGCGCTGGCCGCGCTCCATGAAGACCACCGCCGCGATCACCGCGAACATCACCGCGGCGATCAGGATCAACACGAAGAGAGAGAGCTCGCCGGTCTTGACCAGGCGGAAGCTGTTGCCGATGGCGTTCGGGATACGAGCCACGATGCCGGCGAAGATGATCAGGGAGATACCGTTGCCGATCCCCTTCTCGGACATCTGCTCGCCGAGCCACATAATGAACGCGGTACCTGCGGTCAGGGTGATCACCGTCATCAGCCTGAAGCTCCAGCCCGGATTCGGCACCACCAGCTCGCCGGCGGGGCCGCGCATGGCTTCGAGGCCGATGCTGATGCCGAACGCCTGGACCACCGCCAGCACGATGGTGCCGTAGCGGGTGTACTGGATGATCTTCTTCCTGCCAGCGTCACCTTCCTTGGAAAGCTTCTCGACGGCGGGAAGCACTACGGTGAGGAGCTGGAAGATGATGGAGGAGGAGATGTACGGCATGATGCCGAGGGCGAAGACGGTCAGCTTCTCGAGAGCCCCGCCAGAAAACATGTCGAACATACCGAGCAGCGTGCCCTGCGCAGCCTTGAAGAACTGCGAGAGCGCCTGGGCGTCGATCCCCGGAGTAGGGATGTGGCACCCTACCCGGTAGACGGCCAGCATGGCCAGCGAAAACAGGACCTTCTTTTTGAGCTCGGGGATCTTGAAAATGTTCTGGAAGGCTTCTATCAAGACTAAATCTCCTCGATGGATCCACCTGCCGCAGTTATTTTTTCGCGAGCAGAGGCGCTGAATTTGTGAGCCTTGATGGTCAGTGCCCGGGTGATGTCACCCGTTGCCAGCACCTTGATGCCGTCGCGCACGCCGGAGATGATCCCGCTCTTCAGAAGCGCCTCGGCGTCGATGACGCTCCCCGCCTCGAACACTTCCAGCTGGCAGAGGTTCACCAGGGCGTAGTCCTTCTTGGACAGCGGGGTGAATCCGCGCTTGGGAAGCCTTCTGTGCATCGGCATCTGGCCGCCCTCGAAGCCGGGCTTCACAGAACCGCCGGAGCGCGCCTTCTGGCCTTTGTGGCCCTTGGTAGCGGTCTTGCCGTGACCGGAGCCGATGCCCCTGCCGATACGCTTTCTATTCTTGGTCGACCCGACGGCCGGTTTGATGGTATTTAATTGCATTTTTATCACCTTTAGGGGGATTACTCTTCGACTCTTACCAGATGGGCCACCTTGGCGATCATGCCGCGGATCTCCGGGGTGTCCTGCAGGGTCACGGTCTTCTCACGCTTGGTGAGCCCCATGCCGAGCAGACGGCCTTTCATTTTCTCGGACTGGCCGATGGCGCTCCGAACCAGGGTTATCTTCAGTTCTGCAGACATGTTCAACTCCTTAAATGCTATTCGGTGATGCCGCGACGCGCCATCAGCTCTTCCGCAGTCTTGAGACGGGAGAGACCCGCGAATGCGGCCTTGACCACGTTGTGCGGGTTGTTGGAGCCCAGGCACTTGGCAAGGATGTTGTGCAGACCTGCCGACTCGAATACCGCGCGGGCGGCGCCGCCTGCGATGACACCGGTACCCGGGGAAGCGGGCATCATGAGAACCTTGCCCGCGCCGAAGCAGCCGAGGATCTCGAACGGGATGGTCTGGCCGGCCACGATGGGAACCTTGATCAGGTTCTTCTTGGCCTGCTCGACCCCTTTGCGGATCGCTTCCGGCACTTCGTTGGCCTTGCCCAGGCCGTAGCCCACGCAGCCGTTACCGTCGCCTACCACCACGAGGGCGGAGAAGCTGAACCTGCGGCCACCCTTCACCACCTTGGCTACGCGGCTGATGTGGACGACCCTATCGGTAAGATTCATTTCACTGGCATTGATCTTAAGCAAACTAATTCCTCCTTACCTGCCCTAGAAGGACAGACCGTTTTCGCGTGCGGCGTCAGCCAGAGCTTTGATCCTACCGTGGTAGAGGAAGCCGTTGCGGTCGAAGACCACCGCGGTGATTTCCTTCTCCAGGGCCTTCTTGGCAATCGCGGCGCCCACCTTGGCGGCAGCTTCGATGTTGCCGGTGTAGCTGAGCCCCTCGGCAACGTCGCCCACCAGGGTGGAGGCCGAGGCGAGGGTTGCGCCGGTGGTGTCGTCGATCAACTGAGCGTATATGTGGCGTGCACTCTTGAAGACGTTCAGTCTCGGGCGTGCCGGCGATCCGGTTATTTTCTTCCTGACCCTGGTCTGTCTCTTAAGACGAGCTACCTGTTTTTGGGCTAAAGAACTCAAGGCACTTCTCCTTAGCAATTGCTATTTTTTACCGGTTTTGCCGGCTTTTCTCAGAATCGTTTCGTCAGCGTACTTCACACCCTTGCCCTTGTACGGCTCGGGCGGACGGAACGCGCGGATCTTGGCGGCGGTCTCGCCGACCATCTCCTTGTCGATGCCCATGACCTTCAGCTTGGTCATCTTCTCCACCTCGACGGTGATGCCTGCCGGAAGCTCGAAGTTGACCGGGTGCGAGAAGCCCAGGGCCAGGTTCAGCACGTTGCCCTTCACCTCGGCGCGGTAACCGACGCCGTTGATCTCGAGCAGCGTCTCGAACCCTTTGGAGACGCCGACCACCATGTTGTTGATCAGGGTCCTGGTCAGGCCGTGGGCCGAGCGGGACTTGATGGTGTCGTCGTTCCTGTTCACCGTGATCGCCTGCGCGGTCACGTCGACGGAGACGCCTTCCCCGATGCTGCGGGCGAGTTTCCCTTTCGGGCCCTCCACCTTGATCTCAGGGGCGTTGTATATGACTTTCACCCCCGCGGGAATCGCGATGGGAAGTTTTCCTATTCTAGACATGCAAAGCTCCTTAAAGCGAAATGACTACCAGACCGTGCAGAGAACTTCTCCGCCGATGCCCATTTCACGGGCGGTCTTGTCGGTTACCAGCCCCTTCGAAGTCGAGAGGATGGCTACGCCCAGTCCGTTCTTCACCTGCTTGATCTTGTCGGAGTTGACATAGACCCGGCCGCCCGGCTTGCTGATCCTCTTGATCTCGTTGATGACCGGTTCCTTCTCGTCGATGAACTTGAGGTAAACCCGCAGGATACCCTGCTTGTTGTCCGCGATCACCTTGAAGTTCTTGATGAACCCTTCGGCGCGCAGCACCGTGGCGAGGCTCACCTTGAGGTTCGACGAGGGAATGTCAACTTTCTGGTGTTTTGCCATACCAGCGTTCCTGATTCTGGTCAGCATGTCGGTAACTGGATCTGTCATGCACATACAAACTACTCCTCTTTCCTAAATCGGAATCTTTTTACCAACTGGACTTTATCACACCGGGAATCTGACCGAGGTTGGACAGCTTCCTCAGGCAGATCCTGCACATGTCAAATTTCCGGTAGTAAGCTCTGGGGCGGCCGCACAAAGGGCAGCGATTACGCTCGCGCACCTTGAACTTGTTCCCTCTCTGAGCCTTTATGATCATAGATGTCTTAGCCACGGAGTTCCTCCAAACCTGTATTAGTTCCTGAACGGCAGACCCATCAGCTTGAGCAGGGCTTTCCCCTCAGCGTCGGTCTTTGCCGTGGTCACGATCGTGATATTGAGGCCCTTGATCTTGTCGACCTTGTCGTAATCGATCTCGGGGAAGATCAACTGCTCCTTGACGCCCAGGGAGTAGTTACCCTTGCCGTCGAAGGCCTTGCCGGAGATCCCCTTGAAGTCGCGGACGCGCGGCAGCGATACGCTAACCAGGCGGTCGAGGAACTCGTACATCTTCTCGCGGCGCAACGTCACGGCGCAGCCGATAGGCATCCCCTGGCGCAGTTTGAAGCCCGCGATGGACTTCTTCGCCTTGGTGATGACCGGGCGCTGCCCCGTGATGGCGGCCAGTTCCTCTGCTGCGGAGTCCAGGATCTTGACGTTCTGGATCGCCTCGCCGAGGCCCATGTTGACCACGATCTTCACCAGCTTGGGGACTTCCATGATGTTCTTGTAATTCTGGTCCTTCATGAGGGCCGGAACCATCTCTTTATTGTAAAGCTCAGCTAGCCGTGCCATTGCAATCCTCCAAACTATTTATCGAAAGACTCGCCGCATTTTACGCAGCAGCGCGCCTTCTTACCGTCTTCGAGTACGGTGGTTTTGGTCCTGACCGGCTTGTTGCACTTCCCGCAGAGCAGCATGACGTTGGAGATGTGCACCGGAGCTTCCTTCTCCAGGATGCCCCCCTGCTCGGACCCGCGGGGCTTCTGGTGGCGCTTGACCACGTTGACCCCTTCGACGATGACCCCGTCCTTCTTGGGATGGATGGAGATCACCTTGCCGCTTTTGGAGCGGTCCTTGCCCGCGATGACCACGACGGTGTCGTTTTTCTTTACATGTAATTTTTTGCCCAGCATCTCTTATTCTCCAGGATCTTGTCTAAAGTACCTCGGGGGCGAGGGATATGATCTTCATGAACTTCTTGGCGCGAAGTTCCCTGGCGACCGGCCCGAAGATACGAGTGCCGACCGGCTCCTTGGCGTTGTTGATGACCACGCCGGAGTTGGTGTCGAAACGGATGTAGGAGCCGTCAGGACGTCCCACAGCCTTGGCGGTGCGCACCACGACAGCCTTCACCACGTCACCCTTTTTCACCTTCGAATTGGGGAGAGCTTCCTTCACGGAAGCGACGATGATGTCGCCAATCCCGGCGTAACGGCGCTTGGAGCCGCCGAGCACTTTAATGCAAAAGAGCTTCTTCGCGCCGGAGTTGTCCGCCACGTCCAATAGTGTCTGCATCTGAATCATTGTTTAACTCCCGGCGAGCCCTTAACCCTTGGACTCGATAATCTGTCTGATTTTCCAGCGCTTGTCCTTGGAAAGCGGACGAGTCTCTACGATGAGGACGCGGTCGCCGATCTTCGCGGCATTGTCCATGTCGTGCGCCTTGTACTTGGCGGAGCGCTTGATGTACTTGTTGTAGACGGGGTGCTTCACCAGACGGTCGACTTTCACTACCGCGGTCTTGTCCATCTTGTCGCTGACGACCACACCGACCTGAGTTTTCCTGTTGCCTCTTTCGCTCATATATATCTCTTAGCCTCTCTTTTCACGGAGTATGGTCTTCACGCGGGCGATGTCCTTCCTCAGGTTGGAAACCTTGGAAGTGTTTTCCAGCCGCCCGGTGTGAAGCTGAAACTTCACGTTGAAGAGTTCCTTGGTCAGCTCCGTGCCTTTGGCTTCGAGCTCAGCAGCCGTCGCTTTTTTCAGTTCGTTAGCCTTCATTGATTTCCGTCCTTGTGATGAACTTGCTGGCTACGGGGAGCTTGTGCGCCGCGAGCCTGAACGCCTCGCGCGCTACTTCCTCGCTGACCCCTTCCATCTCGTAAAGGATCCTGCCCGGCTTGATGACGCAAACCCAGGAGTCCGGGGAGCCTTTCCCCTTACCCATACGGGTCTCGGCAGGTTTCGAGGTGAGCGGTTTGTCCGGGAAAATACGGATCCAGATCTTGCCACCCCTCTTGATGTAACGGGTCATAGCGATACGGGCAGCTTCGATCTGGCGGGAGTCCAGCCAGCCGCACTCGGTGGCCTGCAGGCCGAAGTCGCCGAAGGCGAGCTCAACGCCGCGCTGCGGAGTACCGGTCATGCGCCCCTTCATCTGCTTTCTATACTTAACTTTCTTGGGCATTAACATCGCAAAAAACTCCTGTTCCTATTTTTTAGCGGAGAGCACTTCACCCTTGAAGAGGAGCACTTTTACGCCGATGATCCCGTAGGTGGTCTTCGCCTCGGCGAAGCCGTAATCGATGTCCGCGCGCAACGTGTGCAGCGGCACCCTCCCCTCGCGGTACCATTCCGTCCTGGACATCTCTGCGCCGCCCAGACGGCCCGAGCAGGTAATCCTGATCCCTTTGGCGCCGAACTTGAGCGTCGAGGTGACGCTCTTTTTCATGGCACGGCGGAACGCGATACGGCGCTCCAGCTGCATGGCCACGTTCTCGGCGACGAGCTGTGCGTCCAGCTCGGGCTTCCTGACTTCCTGTATGTTAAGGTAGACCTCTTTGTCGGTGAGCTTGGCCAGCTCCTTCTTCAGGGTCTCGACCTCGGAGCCCTTCTTACCGATGATGAGGCCCGGACGGGCGGTGTAGATATTTATCTTCGCCTTGCCCGCAGCGCGCTCGATCTCGATCTTGGAGACGCCGGAATGATACAGCCTTTTTTTAAGGAAATTGCGCAGCTTCAGATCTTCGTGAAGAAGCTTTGCATAATCTTTTTCCGCGTACCATTTCGAATCCCAGGTTTTAATAACCCCGAGTCTGAACCCGATAGGATTTACTTTCTGACCCAAAACATCACCTCCGACCCGTTTCTTATTTCTTTTCCGCAAGGACCACGGTAATGTGGCTCGTCGGTTTTCTGATCTTGCTGGCCCGGCCCATGGCGCGGGGGGTGAAGCGCTTAAGTACTGCGCCGCCGTCGACGAAAATCGTCTTGACGAAGAGTTTGTCCACATCGGAGCAACCCTTCTGCTCGGCGTTGGCCACGGCAGAGGAGAGGAGCTTCGAGATGAGCTTCGCCGACGGTTGCGGCGAAAAACGCAGAGTGTTCAGCGCAGTCTGAATGCCCTTGCCCCTGACGAGATCCACGACCAGGCGTGTCTTTCTCGGAGAGAGGCGGACAGAGGATAATTTAGCCGATGATTCCATTACAAAACTCCTTTAGGGACCTTACTTCTTCTTGAGCTTGCTCTTCTTGTCAGCAGCGTGGCCGTAGAAGGTCCTGGTGGGTGAGAACTCGCCCATCTTGTGGCCGACCATGTTCTCGGTGACGAACACAGGGATGAACTTCTTGCCGTTGTGCACCGCGAAGGTGAGTCCGATGAACTCGGGGATGATGGTCGAGCGACGCGACCAGGTCTTGATCACCTTCTTGCTGCCGGCCTGTTCTGCCTGGGCTTTCGCTTCCAGATGTCCGTCGACGAAAGGCCCCTTCTTTATAGATCTTGCCATCTTTTAAAATCCTCTATCCAGATGATTTATTTGGTGCGTTTCTTCACGATGAACGGGGTGGAACGCTTGTTGGTGCGCGTCTTGTAACCCTTCGTCGGGATACCCCACGGGGTTACCGGGTGACGGCCACCGGAGGTCCTGCCCTCGCCACCGCCGTGCGGGTGGTCGACCGGGTTCATCGCGACGCCCCTTACGTGGGGGCGTACGCCGAGCCAGCGGGAGCGGCCCGCCTTGCCGATGGAGACGTTCTCGTGATCCACGTTGCCCACCTGGCCGATGGTCGCCTTGCAGTCCATCAGGATCATGCGGACTTCGCCGGAGGGGAGCTTCACCTGGCCGTACTTCCCTTCTTTGGCCATGAGCTGTGCGAAGGTGCCGGCGGAGCGCGCAAGCTGTGCGCCCTTGCCGATCTTCAGCTCGATGTTGTGAATGATAGTACCCAGCGGGATGCACCTGATGGGGAGCGCGTTGCCCGGCTTGATGTCGGCCTGCTCGCTGGAGATAACGGCGTCACCCACTTTCAGGGAAAGCGGAGCCAGAATGTAGCGCTTCTCGCCGTCTGCGTAGTTAAGAAGAGCGATGCGCGCGCTGCGGCACGGATCGTACTCGATGCTGGCGACCTTGGCCGGGATGTCGGTCTTGTCACGGCGGAAGTCGATAATCCTGTACTTCTGCTTGTGACCACCACCGACGTTCCTGGAAGTGATGCGGCCATTCGAGTTCCTGCCGCCGCTTTTCTTGAGGTTTTCAACGAGGGACCTCTCGGGCTTGCAGGCAGTGATCTCCTCGAAGGTCGAGCAGGTCTGCGCCCTTCTACCCGGAGAAGTAGGTTTGTAAGTTTTTATAGCCATTATCTAAATCCCCACAGATATTTTTATGCTTCGAAGAAATCTACGTTGGAACCCTCTTTCAGGGTGACGTACGCCTTCTTCCAGTTAGAACGCTTGCCGATGCCCTTGGCGGTGCGCTTGGTTTTGCCGGCCACGTTGACGGTGTTGACGGCGGAAACCTGCGCGTTGAAGAGCTTCTCGACGGCCGCCTTGATCTCTATCTTGTTGGCCGCGCCGTTCACCACGAAAGCGACGACGTTCTTGTCGTCTTTCTCTACCGTGGTCTTCTCAGTGATGAGAGGTTTCTTTATGACGTCATAAATGTTCATGACTGTAATGCTCCTTCAACACGACGAACGGCTGCCTCGGTAAAGACGACGCTCTGGTATTTCATAATGTCGAAAATATTGAGACCTTCAGGACCCAGCACCTTGACGTGTTTCACATTGCGGGCGGACAGTTCTAAAGTGGGAGTCGCAGTATCAGTGATAACGAGCGTCTTGTCAAGGTTAAAAGCAGTTAGTACCTCAACAAATGCCTTTGTCTTGATGGAGGGAAGCTCCAAGCTGTTCACCACGGTGATTGCGTCCTTCTTGTAGAGCATCGAAAGAGCGCTTCTCAGCGCGGCCTTCCTCGCCTTCTTGTTCATGGAGAGGTTGTAGTCTTTCGGCTGCGGACCGAAGGCGACGCCGCCGCCCGGGTACTGGGGAGCCCTGCGGCAACCCTGGCGGGCCTGGCCGGTTCCCTTCTGCTTGAACGGCTTCTTGCCGGAACCTGCCACCAGGGCGCGGTTCTTGACGGCAACGGTACCCTGCCTGCGGTTAGCGAGCTGGATCTTTACGGCCTCGTGGATCAGGTACTCGCGGACGTCGTCGTTGAAGACTGCGTCGTCGAGCTCGATCTCACCGACCTTTGCTTTCTTGATGTCAAATACGTCTAGCTTTGCCATAACTATCTCCAGCCCCCGTTATTTCTTCGCCTTGACGGAGTCCTTGATCAGGACAACGCCGTTGGCGGAACCGGGGATCGCTCCACCGAGCAGAATCAGATTGTCAGCAGCGTCAACGCGAACCACCTTGAGGCGCTGCACGGTCACCTTCTCGTTACCGAGCTGGCCCGGCATCTTCTTGTTCTTGAAAACCCTGGAGGGGGTCGCGGAGCAGCCGATGGAGCCCGGAGCACGGTGGAAACGGGAGCCGTGGCTCGACCGTCCGCCTTTGAAGCCCCAGCGCTTGATGACGCCGGCAAAACCCTTACCGATGGAGGTGCCGGTCACGTCGACCAGGTCGCCTTCCTCGAAAACCGCAGCCTCAATCACGTCGCCCAGGTTGTAGGCGTCGGTGTCGTCCATGCGCAGTTCGCGGTAGTGGGTGAACACGCCCGCGCCGGCACCCTTGCAGTGCCCGACCTGTGCTGCGTTAGCCCTGGAGGCTTCCTTCGCTCCGAAACCGACCTGTATGGCGGAGTAGCCGTCCTTTGCCACGCTCTTCTTCTGGACGACGACGCACGGCCCAGCCTCGACGACGGTAACAGCGATGCGTCTGCCGTCTTCGGCGAATATCTGGGTCATCCCCAGCTTTTTCCCAATCAATCCCTTATTCATGGTCGACTTCCTATCCTTGTATTAAAGCTTGATCTCGACGTCCACACCTGCGGAGAGGTCGAGTTTCATCAGAGCGTCAACAGTCTGCTGAGTCGGCTCGAGGATGTCGATCAGGCGTTTGTGGGTCCTGATCTCGAACTGCTCGCGCGACTTCTTGTCGACGTGCGGTCCACGAAGCACGCAGTACTTGTTGATCACGGTCGGCAGCGGGATCGGGCCGGCAACGCGTGCCCCGGTCCGTTTCGCGGTGTCGACGATCTCGCCAACAGAGGTATCAAGCAGCTTGTGGTCGTATGCTTTCAAGCGAATTCTAATTTTCTGACTAGGCATCTCTTCCTCGTGATGAAACAAGTTTTCAGTTTACAGCCGAAGTTTCCGGCAGGACCGCACAGGCGGCCCGCCGGAAACCGGGATGAAAACCGTATGTTTTTCTGTTCTTATTCGATGATGGAGGCTACAACACCTGCGCCGACGGTACGGCCGCCTTCGCGGATTGCGAAACGCAGACCTTCGTCCATCGCGATCGGGGTGATCAGGTTGACGGTCACCGAGACGTTGTCGCCCGGCATGACCATCTCTACGCCAGCCTCGAGGTCAACCACGCCGGTCACGTCGGTGGTCCTGAAGTAGAACTGCGGACGGTAGCCGTTGAAGAACGGGGTGTGGCGGCCGCCTTCCTCTTTGGAGAGGATGTAGGCTTCTGCCTTGAACTTGGTGTGCGGGGTGATGGAACCCGGCTTGGCCAGAACCTGGCCGCGCTCGATCTCTTCACGCTTCACGCCGCGGAGCAGTGCGCCGATGTTGTCGCCTGCGCGGCCTTCGTCGAGGAGCTTACGGAACATCTCGACGCCGGTTACGGTGGTCTTGGTGGTGGCTTTCATGCCGACGATCTCGACCTCTTCGCCGACCTTCACGATCCCGCGCTCTACACGACCGGTTGCGACGGTACCGCGACCGGAGATGGAGAACACGTCCTCGACCGGCATCAGGAAGGGCTTGTCGATGGCGCGCTGCGGCTCCGGGATGTAGGTGTCGACAGCTTCCATCAGCTTCATGATGGCCTGCTCGCCCAGCTCGCCCTGGTCACCTTCAAGCCCTTTCAGAGCGGAACCCTTGATGATGGGGATATCGTCGCCCGGGAAGTCGTAGGAGGAGAGAAGTTCGCGAACTTCCAGCTCGACCAGCTCGAGGAGTTCCTCGTCGTCCACCATGTCGGCCTTGTTCAGGAACACGACGATGTAGGGGACGCCGACCTGACGTGCGAGCAGGATGTGCTCGCGGGTCTGCGGCATCGGGCCGTCTGCTGCGGAAACGACCAGGATGGCGCCGTCCATCTGCGCTGCACCGGTGATCATGTTCTTTACGTAGTCGGCGTGACCCGGGCAGTCGACGTGAGCGTAGTGACGCTTGTCGGTCTCGTACTCGACGTGGGCGGTAGCGATGGTGATACCACGCTCGCGCTCTTCCGGTGCGTTGTCGATCTGGTCGAACGCCTTGAACTCGGCCTGGCCCTTGCCTGCGAGCACCTTGGTGAT from Citrifermentans bremense harbors:
- the rpmD gene encoding 50S ribosomal protein L30, translated to MSAELKITLVRSAIGQSEKMKGRLLGMGLTKREKTVTLQDTPEIRGMIAKVAHLVRVEE
- the rpsE gene encoding 30S ribosomal protein S5, with the protein product MLKINASEMNLTDRVVHISRVAKVVKGGRRFSFSALVVVGDGNGCVGYGLGKANEVPEAIRKGVEQAKKNLIKVPIVAGQTIPFEILGCFGAGKVLMMPASPGTGVIAGGAARAVFESAGLHNILAKCLGSNNPHNVVKAAFAGLSRLKTAEELMARRGITE
- the secY gene encoding preprotein translocase subunit SecY, whose protein sequence is MIEAFQNIFKIPELKKKVLFSLAMLAVYRVGCHIPTPGIDAQALSQFFKAAQGTLLGMFDMFSGGALEKLTVFALGIMPYISSSIIFQLLTVVLPAVEKLSKEGDAGRKKIIQYTRYGTIVLAVVQAFGISIGLEAMRGPAGELVVPNPGWSFRLMTVITLTAGTAFIMWLGEQMSEKGIGNGISLIIFAGIVARIPNAIGNSFRLVKTGELSLFVLILIAAVMFAVIAAVVFMERGQRRIPIHYAKRVVGLKTVGAQSSHLPLKVNMAGVIPPIFASSIIMFPATVGNFIDVPWVQAASKQLAPGKLLYEILFVAFIVFFCYFYTAVTFNPVDVADNVKKQGGYVPGIRPGKETSDFLDAVLTKLTFAGAIYISAVCVLPSILIGKFNLPFYFGGTSLLIAVGVGMDTLAQIEAHLITRSYEGFMKGVRIQGRR
- a CDS encoding type Z 30S ribosomal protein S14 encodes the protein MAKTSMIIKAQRGNKFKVRERNRCPLCGRPRAYYRKFDMCRICLRKLSNLGQIPGVIKSSW
- the map gene encoding type I methionyl aminopeptidase, producing the protein MIVLKSPAEIEKMAAAGRIVAEILAGLREKVAPGVTLAELDAFAERETLKRKAKPAFKGYSGFPFSLCCSVNEQVVHGFATQRVLVPGDIVSLDFGVVYGGFYGDSAITVPVGEISPAAAKLIKVTEESLYKAIEVADALHRLSDVSHAVQAYVEARGFSVVRDFVGHGIGKELHEGPQIPNFGVAGKGPKLKPGMVLAIEPMINEKGYDVRVLADGWTAVTTDGGLSAHFEHTVAVTDNGPLILTQI
- the rplF gene encoding 50S ribosomal protein L6; protein product: MSRIGKLPIAIPAGVKVIYNAPEIKVEGPKGKLARSIGEGVSVDVTAQAITVNRNDDTIKSRSAHGLTRTLINNMVVGVSKGFETLLEINGVGYRAEVKGNVLNLALGFSHPVNFELPAGITVEVEKMTKLKVMGIDKEMVGETAAKIRAFRPPEPYKGKGVKYADETILRKAGKTGKK
- the rplR gene encoding 50S ribosomal protein L18, which gives rise to MSSLAQKQVARLKRQTRVRKKITGSPARPRLNVFKSARHIYAQLIDDTTGATLASASTLVGDVAEGLSYTGNIEAAAKVGAAIAKKALEKEITAVVFDRNGFLYHGRIKALADAARENGLSF
- the rplO gene encoding 50S ribosomal protein L15, with the protein product MQLNTIKPAVGSTKNRKRIGRGIGSGHGKTATKGHKGQKARSGGSVKPGFEGGQMPMHRRLPKRGFTPLSKKDYALVNLCQLEVFEAGSVIDAEALLKSGIISGVRDGIKVLATGDITRALTIKAHKFSASAREKITAAGGSIEEI
- a CDS encoding adenylate kinase, with amino-acid sequence MNLILLGPPGVGKGTQAKLLIDRFGIPQISTGDILRAAVKELTPMGAKAKGYMDSGALVPDEVVIGIVEERLAQADCQKGFILDGFPRTVPQADALGQVLSGMGKSIDHVVSLSVDKAELLKRLTGRRACANCGAGYHVDFAPSKVAGVCDACSGQLVQREDDKEETILNRLAVYEAQTAPLIAYYQAAGLLRSVDGLGTVEGVQADILAAVQA
- the rpsQ gene encoding 30S ribosomal protein S17 is translated as MSERGNRKTQVGVVVSDKMDKTAVVKVDRLVKHPVYNKYIKRSAKYKAHDMDNAAKIGDRVLIVETRPLSKDKRWKIRQIIESKG
- the rplE gene encoding 50S ribosomal protein L5, with amino-acid sequence MARLAELYNKEMVPALMKDQNYKNIMEVPKLVKIVVNMGLGEAIQNVKILDSAAEELAAITGQRPVITKAKKSIAGFKLRQGMPIGCAVTLRREKMYEFLDRLVSVSLPRVRDFKGISGKAFDGKGNYSLGVKEQLIFPEIDYDKVDKIKGLNITIVTTAKTDAEGKALLKLMGLPFRN
- the rplX gene encoding 50S ribosomal protein L24, with amino-acid sequence MLGKKLHVKKNDTVVVIAGKDRSKSGKVISIHPKKDGVIVEGVNVVKRHQKPRGSEQGGILEKEAPVHISNVMLLCGKCNKPVRTKTTVLEDGKKARCCVKCGESFDK
- the rpsH gene encoding 30S ribosomal protein S8 translates to MCMTDPVTDMLTRIRNAGMAKHQKVDIPSSNLKVSLATVLRAEGFIKNFKVIADNKQGILRVYLKFIDEKEPVINEIKRISKPGGRVYVNSDKIKQVKNGLGVAILSTSKGLVTDKTAREMGIGGEVLCTVW
- the rplN gene encoding 50S ribosomal protein L14, whose protein sequence is MIQMQTLLDVADNSGAKKLFCIKVLGGSKRRYAGIGDIIVASVKEALPNSKVKKGDVVKAVVVRTAKAVGRPDGSYIRFDTNSGVVINNAKEPVGTRIFGPVARELRAKKFMKIISLAPEVL